A window of Theropithecus gelada isolate Dixy chromosome 14, Tgel_1.0, whole genome shotgun sequence contains these coding sequences:
- the VPS51 gene encoding vacuolar protein sorting-associated protein 51 homolog isoform X3, whose product MKNDFRKMEDEMDRLATNMAVITDFSARISATLQDRHERITKLAGVHALLRKLQFLFELPSRLTKCVELGAYGQAVRYQGRAQAVLQQYQHLPSFRAIQDDCQVITARLAQQLRQRFREGGSGAPEQAECVELLLALGEPAEELCEEFLAHARGRLEEELRSLEAELGPSPPAPDVLEFTDHGGSGFVGGLCQVAAAYQELFAAQGPAGAERLAAFARELGSRYFALVERRLAQEQGGGDNSLLVRALDRFHRRLRAPGALLAAAGLAEAATEIVERVARERLGHHLQGLRTAFLGCLTDVRQALAAPRVAGKEGPGLAELLANVASSILSHIKASLAAVHLFTAKEVSFSNKPYFRGEFCSQGVREGLIVGFIRSMCQTAQSFCDSPGEKGGATPPALLLLLSRLCLDYETATISYILTLTDEQFLVQDQFPVTPVSTLCAEARETARRLLTHYVKVQGLVISQMLRKSVETRDWLSTLEPRNVRAVMKRVVEDTTAIDVQVGLLYEEGVRKAQSSDSSKRTFSVYSSSRQQGRYAPSYTPSAPMDTNLLSNIQKLFSERIDVFSPVEFNKVSVLTGIIKISLKTLLECVRLRTFGRFGLQQVQVDCHFLQLYLWRFVADEELVHLLLDEVVASAALRCPDPVPMEPSVVEVICERG is encoded by the exons ATGAAGAACGATTTCCGGAAGATGGAGGATGAGATGGACCGGCTGGCCACCAACATGGCAGTGATCACGGACTTCAGCGCGCGCATCAGCGCCACGTTGCAGGACCGTCACGAGCGCATCACCAAGTTGGCAG GGGTCCACGCGCTGCTGCGGAAGCTGCAGTTCCTCTTTGAGCTGCCTTCACGCCTCACCAAGTGCGTGGAATTGGGCGCCTACGGGCAAGCAGTGCGCTACCAGGGCCGCGCGCAGGCCGTGCTGCAGCAGTACCAACACCTGCCCTCGTTCCGCGCCATCCAGGACGACTGCCAGGTCATCACGGCACGTCTGGCCCAGCAGCTGCGGCAGCGCTTCAG GGAGGGCGGCTCAGGCGCCCCGGAGCAGGCGGAGTGCGTGGAGCTGCTGCTGGCCCTGGGCGAGCCTGCGGAGGAGCTGTGTGAGGAGTTCCTGGCACACGCCCGCGGCCGGCTGGAGGAGGAGCTGAGAAgcctggaggctgagctgggaccCTCGCCTCCGGCTCCTGACGTGTTAGAGTTCACCGACCACGGAGGCAGTGGCTTCGTGGGCGGTCTCTGCCAGGTGGCAGCGGCCTACCAGGAGCTGTTTGCAGCCCAGGGCCCAGCAGGTGCCGAGAGGCTGGCGGCCTTTGCCCGGGAGCTGGGCAGCCGCTATTTTGCGCTGGTGGAGCGGCGGCTGGCGCAGGAGCAGGGTGGTGGTGACAACTCGCTGCTGGTGCGGGCGCTGGACCGCTTCCACCGGCGCTTGCGGGCTCCCGGGGCCCTGCTGGCCGCTGCTGGGCTCGCAGAGGCTGCAACGGAGATCGTGGAACGCGTGGCCCGCGAGCGCCTGGGCCACCACCTGCAGGGTCTCCGGACGGCCTTCCTGGGCTGCCTGACTGACGTCCGCCAGGCACTGGCAGCGCCTCGAGTGGCTGGGAAGGAGGGCCCTGGCCTGGCCGAGTTGCTGGCCAATGTGGCCAGCTCCATCCTGAGCCACATTAAGGCCTCTCTGGCAGCAGTGCACCTTTTCACCGCCAAAGAGGTGTCCTTCTCCAACAAGCCCTACTTCCGG GGTGAGTTCTGCAGTCAGGGTGTCCGTGAGGGCCTCATCGTGGGCTTCATCCGCTCTATGTGCCAGACGGCTCAGAGCTTCTGCGACAGCCCTGGGGAGAAAGGGGGTGCAACACCACCTGCCCTGCTCCTGCTGCTCTCCCGCCTCTGCCTGGACTATGAGACGGCTACCATCTCCTACATCCTCACTCTCACTGATGAACAGTTTCTGGTGCAG GATCAGTTCCCAGTGACGCCCGTGAGCACACTGTGTGCAGAGGCCAGGGAAACTGCACGGCGGCTGCTGACCCACTACGTGAAGGTGCAGGGCCTGGTCATATCACAGATGCTGCGCAAGAGCGTGGAGACTCGGGACTGGCTCAGCACTCTGGAGCCCCGTAATGTGCGGGCCGTCATGAAGCGGGTGGTGGAGGATACCACCGCCATCGATGTGCag GTGGGGCTTCTGTACGAAGAAGGTGTTCGCAAGGCCCAGAGCAGCGACTCCAGCAAGAGGACCTTCTCCGTGTACAGCAGCTCTCGGCAGCAGGGCCGCTACGCCCCCAGCTATACCCCCAG TGCCCCGATGGACACCAACCTCTTGAGCAATATCCAGAAGCTATTCTCTGAACGTATTGATGTGTTCAGCCCTGTGGAGTTCAACAAG GTGTCCGTGCTGACTGGCATCATCAAGATCAGCCTGAAGACGCTGCTGGAGTGTGTGCGGCTGCGCACCTTTGGGCGCTTCGGGCTGCAGCAGGTGCAAGTGGACTGCCACTTTCTGCAGCTGTACCTGTGGCGTTTTGTGGCCGACGAAGAACTGGTGCACTTGCTGCTAGACGAAGTGGTGGCCTCGGCTGCCCTGCGCTGCCCAGACCCTGTGCCCATGGAGCCCAGTGTGGTCGAGGTCATCTGCGAGCGCGGCTAG